The Aerosakkonema funiforme FACHB-1375 genome segment CTAAATCAGGACAGTTTGGCAATGTTGAGTTAGTAGCTAAAAACATTATCTTGGGTAACAATAGCGAAATTACTACTTCCGCTACAGGTACAGCTACTGGAGGTAATATCAACATTGATACAGAAAATTTGGTTGCTTTCCCTGGTGGAAATAGCGATATTAAAGCTAATGCAGAAGAGAATTTTGGCGGTCGAGTAACGATTAATACCCAAGGAATTTTTGGTACAGAATACCGTAATGAACCAACTCTATTCAATGATATTACAGCTAGTTCTAGCCTTGGGCCTCTGTTTAGCGGTACTGTACAAATCAATACGCCAGATGTTGACCCCGCGAATGGAATTGCTCGTTTACCGCAGAATACTGCTCCTCCAAGGATTCCGCAAGGTTGTAGAGCAACTGGAAGGGGAAACAGATCTGGATTTTTTGTTACTGGTTTAGGTGGAGTACCGCCTAGCCCTAACGATGTCCTAAATAGGGACGCTTTTTGGGATGATTTGCGACATTTACAAGCGGTAAATCGTCCTATTTCCGCCCAAGTTCCGCAACAGAAAAAAGCTGATTCTGTGCCAATGGTGGAAGCTTCTGGGTGGCTAATTAATGATAATGGCGAGGTGGTTTTAGTAGCCCAATTGCCTAATTCAAAGCCAGATATTTCTTGGCTAAGTGCTAATAACTGTGTAGCAAATCCTAATCAATAAAATCTATAGATATAAAGAACATGATACCTTTCACTAAGCGCATTTTAAAGTTATTTCTTTTAATAGCATTGGGCTTGATTTCAGCTATTGCTATGCAATTTTTTCCAATGGCGATCGCTCAACCACCTACTGCCCAAAGTTCTATTACAAATAACGCCCAAGTTGCCCCTGAAGATTGGCTCCAACGAGGTAGAGAAACCTATCAGAATGGTCTGTATGCTAAAGCAGCTGAATATTGGCTAAATGCTGCCAATTTATATCAAAGAGATAAATTAAACTTAGCTTTGGTTTGGAACTACTTATCCTTAGCTTATCAGCAATTAAATCGCTTCGATGAGGCGAAAAATGCAATTTCTACCAGTCTTGACTTACTGGCTGCAAATCAAAATACAGATACCACTGCACAAAGACAACAAATACTAGCGCGATCGCTCACCACTTCAGCGCGTTTGGAATTGGCTAACGGACAAGCAGAAAATGCCTTAGATAGCCTTAAACAAGCCGAAGCTATTTATAAACAAATTGGTGATATGCCTGGAGTTATAGGTAGCCAAATTAATCAAGCTCAAGCCTTGCAAGCATTAGGACGTTATCGACGAGCATTGCAGACATTAAACCAAGTAGAAGAAACCCTAAAAAAGCCAGAAACTTTTAATACGCAATTAGATCCTTTAATTAAAGCTACTAAATTATACAGTTTAGGAAATACCCTGCAAGTGGTTGGCGATTTAGAACATTCTTGGTGTGTTTTCCAAGATAGCTTGGCGGTAGCTGAACAGTTGCAGAATTCTCAACTTATCGGTGATATTTATCTCAGTTTGGGCAATACAGCACGCGCTTTCGGTAGGAGAGTGGAAGACCTACAAGGGCTAAATAGCCAACAAAAACTGCCTTTAACGATACCGAAAAATTGTCAAAAGCCACCCCAAGAAGATACCGCTTTAGGTTTTTATAAACAGGCGGGAGAATGGTATGAGAAAGTAGCTGAAACAGAATCTTTTTCCGACTCAACACGATTACAAGCACAACTAAATTATTTAAATATTTTGGTGAGTGTATTGTCAACTGAGGCATGGAAAGATAGTTGGCCCAATTATTTAGCGGAAGTCGATAAATTATGGCCAAATATTTATGATAGAATTAATAGTTTACCTCCTAGTCGTCAAGAAGTGTATGCAAAAATTAACTTAACTAAAAATTTAATTTTACTCAATAAAAAATCTAGTTTTAATCAACCTTGGTCGATAATTGACCAGTTATTACAACAAGCGATCGCACACGCTAAAAATTTGGAAGATCCTAAAGCACAAACATACGCTCTTGGTACTTATGGGTGGCTATACGAAGAACAAAAAAACTATGGAGAAGCTCAGAAATTTACCGAACAAGCTTTAAGTTTAGCCAATGAAATTCAAGCACCGAATATTAAGTATCAGTGGGAGTGGCAGTTGGGGCGAATATATGCAGCGCAGGAAAATTTAAAGGATGCGATCGCTGCTTATGAAAAAGCACTTGAAACTATAAATGTGGTACGTAAAGGTTTGGTAGGTATCCCATTAGACTTGGCTGGAATCAACTCAGATATTCAATTTTATTTTCGGGATAATGTCGAACCTATTTATCGGGAAGCAGTTGACTTAGTGTTGCGCTCTGAAAATCCCGATTTAGAAAAAGTCCGTCAATTAATTGACAATCTGCAAGTAGCTGAATTGGAAAACTATCTCCAATGCTCTTTGCAAAACGCCAATTTTTTGGAAATCGAACAAATTCCTCACACCACTGAAGTAGTAGTTATTTATCCTATTCTTCTCAACGATCGAATTGAAGTTATTTTTTCTTTACCGAGTGGAGCATCAACTAATCGCTTCTTACATCGCTATACATCTGTTGATACGCCAAAAACTAAAGTAGAACAAACTCTTAAAGAACTACGGCGGCAACTAGAGTTAGAATTTCCTGACAGCAAAGCTAGGAAATTATCCCAACAAGTATATGACTGGATAATTCGTCCAGCCGAAAAAGATTCACTTCTAGAGCCAACCAAAAATCAAACTTTAGTTTTTGTTCTGGATGGGCTATTGCGAAATATACCAATGGCAGCACTGTACGATGGAAAAGACTACTTGATAGAGAAATTGTCGAGGATCACGGAATTTGACCTCGATCTCAGGATAAGTGACCGTCAGAGAAACGAGCCGTAAGTAAGGCAGAGAAAGGATTCTAGCCATGTAGTATGGGATAGAAGTGGCATCTCACGCTATTTGACCGCTGTGGCGTATCACGATATTTGACCGCAATGGATGTAAAATGCGTGCAAGTGTAGGTAAAGAGGGTTGCTGATGGAGAATCCTAGCCCGCCGAATGGGGATCGAGCAGATGAGGAGATGAGCTCACGACTAAGGTTGAAGCTGCCCAATGCACAAGCACAAGAAGAATGCTTGCCGTTGTTAGATGTCTCGCCGATTGAGCAGCGCCGGATAGAGGTAATTCAGCAATTATTGGCAGCGCAAGGCACAGAACATTATGGAACGGTGCAACGCAAGGCAGCTTGCACATTAGGAATCAGCGTGCGGAGTTTACGACGGCTGATGCGATCGTGGCAAGAAGACGGGCTTTGCGGTTTGTGCCGAAAGACGCGCTCGGATCGGGGCGTGCAGAAAATCAGTTCTCAATGGCAAGAGTTTATTATCAGAACATATCGCCAAGGCAATCAAGGCAGTCGGCAGCTCACTCCCGCGCAGGTGGCCGTGAGAGTAAAAGCGCGGGCGCAGGAATTGGGGGTAGAAGACTATCCGAGCCGCGCTACGGTGTATCGGGTGCTTCAGCCATATTTGGAGAAACAGCAGCAAAAGCGCTCGCTAGGGTGGAAAGGGTCGCGACTAATCGTCAAGACCAGAGAAGGAATAGAAATAGCAGTCGAATACAGCAATCAAGTGTGGCAGGCAGACCATACAAAAGTAGATGTACTGGTAGTAGACAGCAGTGGAGAAATCTTAGGAAGACCGTGGCTAACCACAGTAATTGATGCCTACTCCCGTTGCATCATGGGAATACACTTAGGCATAGAAGCACCCAGCGCCCAAATAGTCACCCTAGCCTTACGCCATGCCATATTGCCCAAACAGTACAGCAGTGGCTACGAACTAAACCAACAATGGGGTACATATGGATTGCCAAAATACCTCTACACCGATAGCGGCAAAGACTTCCAATCTCAGCATATCGAGCAAGTAGCAACCGAACTAGGCATCGTCTGCTGTCGAAGGCGACGACCATCAGATGGAGGCATCGTCGAAAGACCATTTGGGACATTCAACAGCGAGCTATTCTCAACATTGCCGGGATACACGGGTTCCAACATCAAAAATAGACCCAAACAAGCCGAAAAAGAAGCCTGTTTGACACTGATACAGCTAGAAAAATTACTCGTGCGATACATAGTCGATCGTTACAACCAAAGCATCGACGCACGTATGGGCGGACAAACCAGGCTCGGACGTTGGGAAAGCGGGTGTATTGCACAACTGCCACTATTGGGAGAAAGAGAACTCGACATTTGTCTGATGCGACGAGCGCGGCGCACCGTATATCGAAGTGGTTACATCCAATTCGCCAACTTAATCTACCAAGGAGAACATTTAGCTTCCTACGCAGGAGAATCAGTAGTAGTGCGGTATAATCCGCGAGATATAACTACCGTATTGATTTATCAACAACAGGGAGCCAAAGACGTGTTTTTAACTCGTGCCCACGCCCAAGGCTTAGAAACAGAAACATTATCCCTAGCAGAAGCCAGTGCCATCAGTGCCAGACAGCGAA includes the following:
- a CDS encoding tetratricopeptide repeat protein, translated to MQFFPMAIAQPPTAQSSITNNAQVAPEDWLQRGRETYQNGLYAKAAEYWLNAANLYQRDKLNLALVWNYLSLAYQQLNRFDEAKNAISTSLDLLAANQNTDTTAQRQQILARSLTTSARLELANGQAENALDSLKQAEAIYKQIGDMPGVIGSQINQAQALQALGRYRRALQTLNQVEETLKKPETFNTQLDPLIKATKLYSLGNTLQVVGDLEHSWCVFQDSLAVAEQLQNSQLIGDIYLSLGNTARAFGRRVEDLQGLNSQQKLPLTIPKNCQKPPQEDTALGFYKQAGEWYEKVAETESFSDSTRLQAQLNYLNILVSVLSTEAWKDSWPNYLAEVDKLWPNIYDRINSLPPSRQEVYAKINLTKNLILLNKKSSFNQPWSIIDQLLQQAIAHAKNLEDPKAQTYALGTYGWLYEEQKNYGEAQKFTEQALSLANEIQAPNIKYQWEWQLGRIYAAQENLKDAIAAYEKALETINVVRKGLVGIPLDLAGINSDIQFYFRDNVEPIYREAVDLVLRSENPDLEKVRQLIDNLQVAELENYLQCSLQNANFLEIEQIPHTTEVVVIYPILLNDRIEVIFSLPSGASTNRFLHRYTSVDTPKTKVEQTLKELRRQLELEFPDSKARKLSQQVYDWIIRPAEKDSLLEPTKNQTLVFVLDGLLRNIPMAALYDGKDYLIEKLSRITEFDLDLRISDRQRNEP
- a CDS encoding Mu transposase C-terminal domain-containing protein; this encodes MSSRLRLKLPNAQAQEECLPLLDVSPIEQRRIEVIQQLLAAQGTEHYGTVQRKAACTLGISVRSLRRLMRSWQEDGLCGLCRKTRSDRGVQKISSQWQEFIIRTYRQGNQGSRQLTPAQVAVRVKARAQELGVEDYPSRATVYRVLQPYLEKQQQKRSLGWKGSRLIVKTREGIEIAVEYSNQVWQADHTKVDVLVVDSSGEILGRPWLTTVIDAYSRCIMGIHLGIEAPSAQIVTLALRHAILPKQYSSGYELNQQWGTYGLPKYLYTDSGKDFQSQHIEQVATELGIVCCRRRRPSDGGIVERPFGTFNSELFSTLPGYTGSNIKNRPKQAEKEACLTLIQLEKLLVRYIVDRYNQSIDARMGGQTRLGRWESGCIAQLPLLGERELDICLMRRARRTVYRSGYIQFANLIYQGEHLASYAGESVVVRYNPRDITTVLIYQQQGAKDVFLTRAHAQGLETETLSLAEASAISARQRKAGQAVTNQSLLLEVRARDIALDSIQAQKKRQQQRSPIEKTPKAQATEPLSGIVPETLPLSNPIALESHIPAEIVKTQKPVPKVRVFDYEQLKQEYGVWRK